A stretch of the Deltaproteobacteria bacterium genome encodes the following:
- a CDS encoding ISAs1 family transposase: MALQLLKRQPGETVGLPIRRLRAGWDNEYLVQVLSTGLT; this comes from the coding sequence GGATGGCCCTCCAACTGCTCAAACGCCAGCCCGGCGAAACGGTGGGCCTCCCCATCCGCCGCCTGCGTGCCGGATGGGACAATGAATACTTAGTCCAGGTGCTCTCGACAGGGCTGACCTAA